The genomic window CGGCTTTCGCCTGGGCTGGCGGGGGACAGGGGAGCCCTCTCCGAGAACTCCTGTGAAGCGGAGTTCGAGGAGAGGGCTCCCCTGTCCTCGGCAGGATTCTGTGGGTGCCGCGGCGGCCTCTAGGTCTCCTAAGCGGCTCTTTGACTGCCGGACGCTCGATCGAGCCCCTGGTCGGGGCAGATAGTATAGCCCCTTTGCTCGCCCGTCGCATTGACGGCGAGCGTTTTCGCTCTACACTTGTCCTGCAGAGAGCCTCAGGCCGTTCTCCGAGTTGGGACGTTGTCCCGGTTTCCTCGTTGGCCGAGGCTCTCGCTGTCTTCGCTCACCCCCTCTTGCAGCAGGTCGTAGACCCGCTCGAGTAGCCGTGCCGCCGTGGCGCAGGTCGCCAGCAGGTAGTGCTTGCCCCGCTTGCGCAGCCGCTGGTGGTAGGCACGCAGCTCCGGATCAAACTGCCGGCAGCAGCTCGCCCCCAGAAACACCCAGGCCCGCAGGTAGGGGCTGCCCTTCTTGCTGATTGGCTGGCCAGGACTCGTGTGCCCTGCCGAGGCCTTCACCCGCGGCGCCAGGCCGGCGTAGGCGATCAGGGCCTTGGCACTGGGAAAGCGGGCCACGTCGCCGACGTGGGCCGTCAGTGCTGCCGCCAGGAATTCACCCAAGCCAGCCACTTGCAGCAGCCGCTGCTGCGGGTCCACCTGGCCGTAGAGCTCAGCGATCCGGGCATCGAGCCGCTGCACCTGGGCTTCGACCGCTTCGAGCTCATCGAGCTGGACGTTGATCTCCAGCTGCAGCTCCTCGGCCTGGAGGCCGAGGGCCGGTGCGTCCTGCACGCAGGCCCAGAGGGCATCCAGGCGCTCGGCGCCGAGCTTGCCCCAGGAGGCTTTGCGCATCAGGTCGCCCAGGCGCTTCTTGCCCAGTCGCTTGGCCCGCTCCGGCGCCAGGTAGCGCCGCAGGTAGAGCCGCCCACTCTGGCTGTAGCGCACCGGCAACACGGTATCGATGCCCGGCTGCACGGTCTCGGCCAGGTGGCTGATCCGCCGCTTCAGGTCGGCGATCCGGCAACGGCCCTTCCAGCGCAGACGGCACAGGCGCAGCAGGCTGCGGCAGGCCGGACTGGGCCGCCACAGCGGCTTCAAGTCCGGATCCACCAGCGGCAAGCGCGCCAGCGCCGCCGAATCCGTGATGTCCGTCTTCGTGTGCTGCACATAGAAGCGCCGCAGCGCGTGCGCCTTCGTCGGCGGCACCAGGTAGACCCGATAGCCCTGCTCGCACAGCGGCCAGGCCAGCGCATTCCACCACTCCGTCGTCGCTTCGATGGTGAAGACCGTCTCGGCGACCGTGGCGCCCTGCGCCGTCAGTGCACTCAGCAGCTCTGCCAGCGCCGCCTGCCCGCGGCCAATGCGAAAGCTCGGCAGGACTTCGCGCTGCTTCTCATCCACCACTGCGACCTGGTGGAAGCGCTTGCCCAGGTCGATCCCCACATACACGACTCCATCCATGGCCTCACTCCTTCTGCGCGTCGGGGACTCT from bacterium includes these protein-coding regions:
- a CDS encoding IS110 family transposase, whose product is MDGVVYVGIDLGKRFHQVAVVDEKQREVLPSFRIGRGQAALAELLSALTAQGATVAETVFTIEATTEWWNALAWPLCEQGYRVYLVPPTKAHALRRFYVQHTKTDITDSAALARLPLVDPDLKPLWRPSPACRSLLRLCRLRWKGRCRIADLKRRISHLAETVQPGIDTVLPVRYSQSGRLYLRRYLAPERAKRLGKKRLGDLMRKASWGKLGAERLDALWACVQDAPALGLQAEELQLEINVQLDELEAVEAQVQRLDARIAELYGQVDPQQRLLQVAGLGEFLAAALTAHVGDVARFPSAKALIAYAGLAPRVKASAGHTSPGQPISKKGSPYLRAWVFLGASCCRQFDPELRAYHQRLRKRGKHYLLATCATAARLLERVYDLLQEGVSEDSESLGQRGNRDNVPTRRTA